From Candidatus Zixiibacteriota bacterium:
TATAACAAGCTTGCCCAGATATATTTCATCCGCTCAGATTATGCCCGGGCTGCAGAATATCTGAAGGAAAGCATACCTTACCTGGAAAAGAACAATGATCGGGTCACTCTTGGTGCAATCCAGAGAAACCTGGGAAGAGTCTATACCTTAAGCGGAGAGCTGGACCTGGCTGAAAAGTGTCTTCTGTCCAACATCAGGATGACAAAAGAGCCAGGACAGGAGGTATATCTTATCCACTCCCTTCTCTCCTTAGGGTACCTTAAACTTCTGAGAAGAAAGTTCAAGCCAGCTTCTTCCTATTTCCACAAAGCTTCCCAGTTGCTTGAAAGAAAAGTGTCTTTGAGGGATTTAGCAATTTATTACGAGTACCAGGGTGAGCTTTATTTCCTGGAGGGGAAGTTGGGTGAGGCAGAAGCCTGTTATCTTGAAGCTATCAAAATAGGTGAGAAAATAGCACCCCAGAGCGCAATAATCAGTCAGAGCTACAGGCTTTTAGCTGAGTTAGAGCTAAAAAGAGGGGAATTAGAAAAAGCTTTAGAGTCGGCTGAGAAGTCATTAAAGGTTTCAAACGCTATAGGAGAAAGATTAGAGCAAGGTTTAGCTTACAAGGTTTTGGGGGAAATCTATGATCTCAAAAAGGAAAGGGACAAATCCAGAGAAGTTTTCAAGAAAAGCGTTAATATTCTGGACGAAATCAACGCCAAATACGAACAGATAAGAACCTACCTAACTCTGTCTTCCACCGAAGGGTTCGATTATCAGGAGAGAGCAAATTACCTGAACAAAGCCAAAAAGCTCTCTGTCAATTTAGGCTTGAAATATTTCGAAGGCGAATCCGAGCTTTCCCTGGCAAAAATAGAGCTGGAGTTGAACAATTTTGAGAATTCCCTCTATGCTTTAGACAGGGCAGAGAAGCTATTCATGGAACTGGCTGAACAAGAGAAACTTTCCTCCTGCACGAAGCTGAGAGAAGAAATAGAAAAAACCTTGAGCCAGAAAAGCCTTTCTGCAGAGAACGAGTTCAAGCTTTTCCGCAAGTATCTTTCAGATGCAGAGTATCGGGGTATCCAGGCCGGGGGGCTGGATGACAGTTTTAGGCTTTTAGCTGAGAAGGTCAGGGGAGAAAGGGGATTTATAGTTTACAGAAATGGGGGAGAGGAGCTTTACTTCCCTTCGTTATACAATTTAGAACCAGATAAAGCCAAAACCTTGGCCGGGAATCTGGTCCCTTCAAATCCTTCTTCCAAAAGGACAGAGGAGAATGGCTTAAAGCCCTTAATCCTCACGCATTCTTCTTCCATTCGGAAGATCATGGAGAACGGAAAGATCAACACTCTCCTTTTAATCCCGCTTTCTACTGGGGAGGAGGTCTGTGGATATATCTACCTTGACCGGATAAATAACTTCTCCTCTTTCAACCCCAAGGAACTCAATTTCGCAGTCGCCTTTGCAGACCTTCTGGCTTTGAAGGTCTCGGAGATTCAGAAAAAAAGCCTGCAGGAGGATAATCTCCGCCTTAGGCAAATTTTAGAGGAAAAATGCTCGTTCTCCCAGATCGTTACCCAGAATAGCCGGATGCTTAAGATATTGTGGAAGTTGGAGCAGATCAAGGATACCAATCTTTCAGTCCTCTTCGAGGGCGAGACCGGCACAGGCAAGGATTTCCTGGCTAAGGCACTGCATTATTCCAGCAACCGGAAAGATAAGAACTTTGTGGCAGTCAACTGCGCGGCTCTGCCTGAGCCTTTGCTTGAATCTGAGCTTTTCGGACACAAGAAAGGCGCTTACACCGGTGCCACCTTCGACAAAAAGGGTCTGTTCGAGGAAGCAGATGGAGGAACCCTTTATCTGGATGAGATTGGTGATTTAAGTCCTTCAATCCAGATAAAACTGCTCAGGGTACTGGAGGAAAAAGTCATCACCCGCCTGGGCGAGATCAAGCAAAAGAAGATAGACATCCGGATTGTTGCTTCCACCAATAAGAACTTGGAAGAGGAGGTAGCACAGGGACGCTTCCGCAAGGATTTATATTTCAGGCTGAACACCGTTAATCTGAAGCTTCAACCCTTGAGGGAAAGGAAAGAGGATATTGCACTCCTGGTGGACCATTTCATAAGGAAACATTCCAACGGTGACCAGAAAGCGCTTTCTTTGAAACCTCTGATCCTGGAGCTTTATTCAGAATACGATTGGCCCGGAAACATCCGCGAATTAGAAAACGAGACCAAAAGACTCTTAGCTTACAACCAGAGTGATGAATTCATGTTAGAGGAGCTTCTGTCGGACAAGTTCCCTCTTCCCAGCGAGCTGAAAAAAGAGAACCTGTCTTTGTATGAGAGACTTTCCGTATTAGAGAAGCAGTATATCCTCAAGGCTTTGATCGAGAACAACTGGGTGAAAAAATCCGCAGCCTTCTCCTTAAAAATCCCGGAATCTTCCTTGAGATTCAAGATGAAGCAGTACAAGCTTCAAGCCCCTGTGGAATAACCTGCGCTTTTCTTTGCTTAAATTCTGCCATAAAGCTAAAATTTCTTGACTGGAGTGTAAAGCTTTAACTTTACAATTGGAATGCGAGATCTATGGGGCACGGCGCGCCGTGCCTCTACGTGTTTCTGCATAGGTCTTTGAAAAAGTGCAAGAGTGCAGTCGGGCAAGGTGCCCGGCCTACGAAAAACGGCAGTGTCGCCACCCCAGTCGCAACGGATTCTCGTCCTCACAGGAGTGAGGACGCTACGGCTCACGCAGGCATCCCACAAAATAAGTTTTTCAGACTCTCTTATAAATCCCTTGACAATTTTCCTTTCTTTAACGAAATTCCCGAAAAAGATTTAAGGAGGTTTTATGTTAAAAAGAATTTTTGTCTTTGGAACTGTCCTGGTAATATTTTTTACTCAGGGGATATTTGCTCAAGGTTTTGAGGAGAATAAAGCCCAGGTCTTCACCTTGTCCAACGGAATGAAGGTAATCCTTAAGGAAAAGCACGCCAATCCTGTTATTTCTTCGATGATCTATGTTAATGCTGGCAGTAAATATGAGACCGATTATAACAATGGAGCAACTCATCTTCTGGAGCATCTTCTTTTTGATGGGACAAAACGCAGAACCAGGGAGCAGATATCCGAAGAGATGAAAAGCAAAGGCTCTTCTTTTTTCAACGCTTTTACGAGAAAAGAGCTGACCTGCTATCTGGTGATAATGCCCAAGGAGTTCATCGAGGATGGGCTTGATGTCCAATCAGATATGCTTTTCAACTCTATCTTCCCGGACTCGGAGCTTGCCAAAGAAAGAAATATAGTGATCGAGGAGATAAAAAAGGATGAGGACAACGTTGACTATCAGGTGGAAAAGTTTTTTGATGTGCAAGCTTACCCAGGCACTCCATATGCCCGTCCGGTATTAGGGTATGAAAATATAATAGCCACCATACCAAAAGAGGACATCATCCAGTATTATCAGACCTATTATAAACCGAATAATATGGCGATTTTGTTGATAGGAGATTTTGAGACTGACAAAATGCTCAAGTTGGTCGAAAAGTATTTCGGCAACATCCCGGTCAGACCCCTTCCTCCTCTGGAAAAAATCACCTACACTCCGCCTGAAGACAAGGTTATCAAATACAAAGAAGTCGATACAAAAAACTGTTATCTCAATCTTTCTTTTAAAGCCCCTCATCTTTCCGATGCGGATTATTTTGCCTTTGACCTTTTGACCAGAATCTTAAGCTCAGGCGAGACCTCTCCTCTTTACCAGGCTTTGACTCAGGGAAAAGAGCCCCTGATAATCGACCTGTCTGCCTCAGTGGAGACCCAGAAAGAGTTTTCGACTCTGAATATCTCCATCCTGACCGACTCGCCTCAGAAGATAGAGAAGATACTTGCCATCACGACCCGGACCCTTAAGAATCTGACCAACAAAAGGCTTGACCCTGTGACAGTCAAGAATACCATCGTCTCTACCAAAGCGGATTTATATTATCAGGAGGAAAAGCTCTACATTTATGGAATGACCATAGCTCCGATTCTAGTCAACTGCGGATACGATTTTTTAGAATCTTATATTCCGAATCTGGAAACAGTCACTCCTGATAAGATACAGAAGGTATCACAAAAATACTTCTCCGAGCCAAAATATGTAGCCACAGCAATTGTGCCAAAAGTTGAGAAAAAAGAGTCAACTGCTTCTTCCTCTCAATCTAAATATATGAAAGAGATTCTGCCCAATGGCTTGGAGATTATAATCCGCTCTAACCCGGATTCAAAAGTCTTTGCCCTGAATATATTGGGCAAAAACCGCACCGCCTCAGAACCAGAGGGAAGAACTGGGGTAGTCAACTTCATAAATTCGATGTTAGCCAAAGGAACTACTAAAAAAACCGCAGAGAAGATAAGCCAGGACATTGCCTCAATCGGGGGACAGTTGAAATTAGTGGATGACCCGAATATTCCTTATGATGATATTTATACCTCCCGCCTATATTCTTTTATCCGCTTCGAAACCTTAGATGAATTCGCAGACCAAGGAGTTGAGCTTTTATCTGACCTGGTGAAAAACTCTAAATTTCCTCAGGATGAAGTGGAGAAAATCAGAGCCGAGATCTTGAGCATAATCAAACGGGAAAACGAATCAACCTCCAAAACCTGCAGTAATCTTTTTTATGCGGAGCTTTTCAAGGATCATCCTTATGGGAAGACCGTGCTCGGAGATGAGAACACTATTAGCTCTATAACCCAGACAGACTTGATCGATTTTCATAAAAAATTCTACTCTCCCAAAAATATGATATTGACTGTAGTAACCAGCCTTCCTCCAGAAAATATTCTATCTGTAATAAAAACCAACTTTGGAGATATTCCTCCAACCGATTTCAGCCCCCCATCCATCCCTCAACCTAAAACCATAACGTCACCTGCTGAAGTCACGAAAGAGATGAAGAAAGAACAAGTCTACATATACTTAGGAAATCTCCTGCCGGGAATAGATAATCCAGAGGCTCCAGCCTTAGAGGTGGCAAACTCAATCCTTTCCAGCAGGCTTGGATTGAACCTAAGAGAGAAAAAGGGATTAGCCTATTCAGTTGGCTCCTCGGTCAATTTTGATAAAGATTTTGGGTGGTTTATAGCCTCAATTGGTACCAGACCCAAGAATTATAAAGAAGCTTTTGACGGGATTCTAAATGAGATGAACCAGCTAAAGGAAAATCCGGTGGACGATAACGAATTAGAAACTGCCAAGAACTCCCTATGGGGAAACCTTCTTTTCTACAGACTCTCCCGGATAAATCAGGCTTACTATATGGGGGTAAATGAGTTTTTAGGCGCAGGTTATGATTATGATGAAAAGCATCTGGAGAAAATAAGAGCAGTAACCAAAGAGCAGGTCAAGGAGGTTGTACAAAAATATCTGGATACTAAAAATTATGTCTTAGCAGTTGTGGGCAAAAAAGACTGATAGATAGGGGCACGGCATGCCGTGCCCCTACAAGTCGTAGGTCGACCATGCCCGCAGGACTGGTCGACATTGCAATAGTTGTGTCAGGCGCTACTCTGCCGACACGCATTATACATTACTCGTGGGAGCAGCCCCGGTCGGATCAGAAAAAATATTCCTCATTATATATTCCCAATCTTCGATTGTCTTAATAATTTCAGAGGGTATATTCCCTGATTGATCTGGAAATATGTTTACGAAATCTCTTGTTGAAACACAAAGATAACCAGTGCAGTACCCAATAATAGGCTTAAACAGTTTTTGAGATTCGGTGTCGTCAGCTTTAAATGGAATTATTTGTGAAATCGAAAAGGGATATGTATGGACATATTGTGAAAGATATTTATAAGTTGACTTATAATAATCAGGATTTATTCCCGCATTTCTAGAAATATCTGTATTTTTTAAGTAAATGCCTTTCTCACCGGTACAACATTTCTTTTGTTCCTTTAAATCTAACTTTTGATAGAATTTATTATCCCCCAATTTTTCTTTTAAACTTTCTACATATTGTTTGATTTTCTCAAGTTTTTCGCTTTTCGACTTACTCAACTCTAACATTTTCAACCGCTCGGTCTCTGAATGTAAATTCCAAAGCACAAAACGAAACTCTAATTCCTCATTCTCTACCTTTTGTATAATTAAATAGTGAAATACATTGTAAGTATCAATGAGGGAACGTGTGAGAATGCAAACTGAAGAAATATCCCAGACTTCGAGTCCTTTAGGTGCAAAATAAAATACACTTTGTGGTAAGAGTTTGAGAATAGCAATTCCAGTTAGACAGATTTTCCCAAAAATATGTGAACCATATGCCTCTCGCCAAGTAGAAACTTCTCTTCCACTCGTGGCTATCGAAAGCTTACTAGCTGTTTTGCATAAAGACTCAAGTGTTCTTATACCTTGTAAGTATTTGCCATCCATCATAATTTGGGTCAGATGCTATAAGATACCTTGATTTTGAATTCTTACATTTTGGAAAAACACATTTTAAGGGGAGGGGACAAGCCCCTCCCCTACGAAAAAAATCTTGCCCTATTTGTAAATCAGATTAAACAACTTGTTTGCTAAATCCTTGTCCAGGTCTTTTAGAATCCTGTATTCGTCCAAAGCTGAACCTCGATCTCCAATTAACAAATACGACAGACCAAGATTGTGGTGTGCATCGGCATCATCAGGCTTAATGTGGATTGCCTGCTTCAAGGCTTCTATGGCTTCCTGATAACGCCCCAGATTGTCGTAAGCCACACCAAGATTGTAGTATGCATTGGCATTATCAGGCTTAATGCGAATTGTCTGCTTCAAGGCTTCTATCTCTTCCTCATAAAGGCCCAGCCCACCGTAAACCACGCCAAGATTGCCGTATGACTCGGCATCATCAGGCTTAATGCGGATTGCCTGCTTCAAGGCTTCTATGGCTTCCTGATAACGCCCCAGATTACCATAAGCGAGACCAAGATTGGCGTATGCCTCGGCAAAAAGCAGGCTTGATGCGAATTGCCTGCCTGTAGGCTTCTATGGCTTCCTGATAACGCCCCAGATTAACATAAGCCACACCAAGGTCGTAGTGTGCCAGAGCATCATCAGGCTTAATGCGGATTACCTGCTTCAAGGCTTCTATGGCTTCCTGATAACGCCCCAGATTAACATAAGCCACACCAAGATTGCCGTATGGCTCGGCATCATCAGGCTTAATGCGGATTGCCTCCTTGAAAGCTTCTATGGCTTCCTGATAACGCCCCAGTGCATAAAAAGCCATACCAAGGTTGTAGTGTGAATCGAAATCATCAGGCTTAATGCGAATCGCCTGCTTGCAAGCTTCTATGGCTTCCTGATAACGCCCGAAACTGAGATTGCAATACCCGATGTAGGAATAGGCATTAACGTAATTGGGGTCTTTCTCAACCGCTTTTTCAAGATAAGGTAAGGCTTCTTTATACTCCCCAGATAAAAGAAAACGAAGTCCCGTATAATAAAGTACTTCTGGAGAGGTTAGCCATTCTTCTATTCTTTTTTCTTTCCATTCGGTAAGAGCCACACCCTTTTCGGGTTTGAGTTTCGTTACTCTGTCACCAGGGATAACAAAATTCAGGTTCTGTCCTTCAATGATTTGAAAAGTCGCCACTCCAATGACCTCTCCTTTTATGTTCAGCACAGGGCTGCCGCTTGAGCCAAGGGAAACAGGTGCGGTTATTTGAATAATTTTCCCGAAATTGGGAATCTCCCGAACAGCCGAAACAATTCCGTCTGAGGCTGTTTGTTCAAGCCCCAAGGGGTTGCCGATTACGACAACTTGTTCACCAACCTCAGGCATAGAAGCACCTACTGGCAGAGGATGCACATCCTTATGAGAAATATCAACAGAAACCCGGATGAGATCTGCCTCTCTGTCCTCTGCTAAAATATTCTTTACTGGATAAATTATCCCCTCTGCTGTCTTAACATCAGCACGATGAGCACCTCCCAGCACATGAATATTGGTGATAACATCCCCTTCTGTGCTTATGAAGAAGCCGGTTCCCTGCCCGAGAATTTCCCCTTTCTCGTTATAAGTTATGATGACAACAACCGATTGCTGAACCTTCTTTATGAGCGTAGGCAGATTTTCCTGCGACCATGCTGGTGAAAACCCAACAATAAAAAAAATATATACAAGCCAGGGCACTAAAAAAATAGGACGAATTTTCATACTACTACCTCCTATGACCAATTTCACCTAACGTCTGGTGGCACAATGCAACGCCAAGCACTTTCATCTACAATCGAGCGAGGCGTTGAGCGAACACTTTTTAATCGAGACGAACTGAGCATCAACATTGCCTTAGTATAGCATGCGTAGGTCAACCATGTCTCCTACGGGCTACAAAAAAGCAATGTCTCATGAATTCTTTTTCACCAGCTCCAGCATCTCCCTTACTGCTCTTTCAAAACCAACTATCACTGCTCTGGCTACTATCGAATGCCCGATGGAGAACTCGTCTATATGTTTTATCCTGGCTATCTCCACGATGTTTTTATAATTCAGCCCATGTCCGGCATTTATACCTAAACTCAGCCTATAAGCCAAGTCCACCATCCTCTCGATTTTTTCCAGTTCCTCAATCTTTTCGCCTAAGTTTTTCGCCTCAGAATATTTTGCCGTATTTATCTCCACAAAATCGGTTTTAAGTTTAGCCGCGGCTTTTATCGATTCTATCTCCGGATTAACAAAAAGGCTGAGCAGGATCTCGTTTACCTGTAGTTTGGGAATAATCTGGGACAGCTTTTCGTAGTTATCCACTACGTTCAGTCCGCCTTCTGTGGTTATCTCTCCTTCCCTTTCAGGCACTAAGGTCACCATATCCGGCTTTATCTCCAAAGCCTTTTCTAACATCTCCTGAGTTGCCGCCATCTCTAAGTTCAAACTCGTTTTTACTACCTCTCTGAGAATCTTCAAATCTCTGTCTTTGATATGCCGGCGATCCCCTCTCAGGTGAATCGTTATCCCATCTGCACCCGCGAATTCGGAAGCTATGGCTGCGGCAATCGGGTCCGGCTCTGAAGATTTTCTTGCCTCCCTTAAAGTAGCCACGTGATCGATATTAATGCTTAATTTAGGCATAACCTCTCCTTTTACTTTTATGGACCTTGAATGGAATTATCCTGCCAGTAAACTATGCGCCAGAAACCATCCTCTGATCTTCTGAATTTGAATTTGGCAAACCCGGTTGCCTCTAAATGTTCATAATTATAATCCCCGTCGATATCTGTCAGGCTCAAATGGAAATTCGCCTGTCTTAATTTAAGCTCTTCGTGAGTCAGGGAATCATATTCCGAAGGAAGCGGAAAGACCTCCCAGGTCTCCAGGCGGATGTCGTCGAAAACCTTGAAAACACCCCTTGTTCTCTCCAGGTCATCACTTCGTTGAATCCGCTGCTCCTGCAGCTCTCCGGGGATGTCGCTCTGGTCAATGTAATAGAAAAGGAAATCCTGGTTCAGGCAGTTCTCGTAAGTGATTATATCCCGGTATTCATAAGCATATTTGAAATTTTTCATGACGCTGTCCGGATCGGTTTGCGAGGCAACCGGCGCCATAAATCCCGGACCTACTTCAGGAGGCGAAAACGGGTTATAACAGGATAAACCTGAAACTAAGATTAAAATTATGTATAAGGCTTTTTTCATCATCCTTCTCACCTAAACTGGGATTTGAACTTTGCCCAGTCGGATTCTCCAGTCAGAAGCGGACGGTCAACCCAGGAGTAGATAATCCAGAAATCGTAGGCTGATTGCCGGAGATTGAAAGTCGAGCTCCCTTTAGCCACCCCGATAAGAGGTTCTGCCTTATCGTAATCATATAAGTAGATCAGGTAATCCCGGTAAAGGATTGCGCTGGTATCCCCTTTCACGTCCGGCTGGTCCGGATTTTTATCCAGGATAAGTACGTATCTTTTTGAGCTGGAGCTATACAGGTTAAATAGCCCGAAAGTGACGTTCCTTTCAACTGCCAGGTTCCAGTTCCAGAAACGCTCTGGCTGGTTTTGTCCAATCGCTTCTTGGGAATCCTCAGGCGCGGAGAAGACAAAGGAATCAGAAAAACACATAACGTAATTATCGATTATCTTTTCGGTATAAGCATTATAAAGGTTCTGGATAACCGTCTCCGGGGTAGTGGGAGGGTTCCAGGTTCCTCTGGGACCTGAAGGTGCGGCTGAGCTCCTGGTCTTAAAGGGATTCTTGCAGCCACAAAGGACCAGAGTCCCGATGAATATGACAAGGGCGATTTTCTTGACCATTTTTTACAGAGTCCTTCCCAGGGTTATAGTTATGAAATTGGACAAATCCTCTTTGCTTCTGCTTTCTTTCTGTGCCCGAACAGTCCAGACAAACCTGATGAAATTTGCCTGATCAGTTACATAATCTATGGAAAAGTTTAACAGATTTCTATAAAATTTATAGGTGAAAACTTTTTTCTCCTTCCCAGTTGGCAGGTCCAGAAACAGGCTATAGTCCTTTCTGATCTCATAATTGTATCCAGAGGAGAAGATCACGCTTTTGAAAAGTTTATGCCTGACCAAAAGTCCAAAACCCTGGGTTTTCCTTTCCCAGGAGGGTCTTCTCACCCATTCATCCTTCCACAAAAGCTGTCCAAAATCCTCAAACCGATAAAGGTAACTCAGCTCCCCTTCCAGATTTTCGCTGGCGGAGTAGTTCAAGCGGCTAAAAGTTGAAGCCCTTCTAAAAATCTTGTTCTGGTTACTCTCGGTCGCCTTCTGAAAATCATAGGAGATATAATTAGCCTGAATCTGGTATTCCTGATAAAACCTCACTTTCTGGCTTATCCTCCAGCTCAGGCCAGGCGAAAGATTATAGGTCTCGTTGTAATTGTTATTGGCTGATTTCTGGCTGGAAATATATATCTGGTGGAAGTTCTTGAAACCGGTTTTGACTTTCAAACTGAATGACCGGCTGAAGATGTGCAGGTATTCCACAGACAGTATTTTGGTAAGGACATCCCGGTCATTGAAAAAGGAACCTGGAGCGGTATAAAAGGAGGTCACGCCCATGGAAGCTGAAATAAAACCTGAGTCGGAATTGCTGAATCTTGCTGAAAACCTCCCTCCCAACTCCCCGCTTTTCATATCCTGATTTCTTTCGGATAATCCATAGTCTTCCTGCCCGGACATATATTTATAAAACCCTTCCAAGTTAGCCCTGCCGAAAAAAGTTCTGCTCAGGCTCAAAATGTAATCTCTCGAGCTGAGGGAATTATCTCTGAGATAAAGAGGGTTGAACAGGGTATCCTCTTCAGAGACGTAGCGGTAAGTGTTCAGTTGAAAGTTATAACCGAATTTGAGCAGGAAACCGGAGAATAAACCTCTGGATGTATCCAGTCTTAAGACTCTCTCGGTTTTTCTTTGAGTGCTCGTCTGAGAACCTTCACTGGAGAAAAAACTTTTTTTTGACCATCCTTCCTGGTACTCTAAGTTCATGGAATCTTTATCTGCTAAGTTTCTATTGAATCGAATTCTCAGGTTCCTCTCCTGACTGGGTATCCTTTCCAATTTTACCAGGCCTTGATTCAAATCCACAAAAAACTCGGCTTTTTCCCAGGAGAAGGGTCCCAGCCCCAGGGCAAGAGAATAGTTCAGTCCGGATTCTCCTCCTTTTGTCGCCTCTGATTTCCGGTTGATGGAGCTTATCCCCACATTCTGAGAAACTTTCAGCTTCTGCCAGAGATTGGTCTCGGCAGTTAAAAGATAATCCTGAGACGTGACCTTCCTTGATCCCACGGAACTTAATTTATGCTGAAGGAGGACGCCGGCTTTGAAGTCCCTTTTTAAAAGATAATCGAATTTCACCCTCAAACCCCCATCCTCCTGCCAGCGGTCCTGGATTTCCTGTTTTATCAGAAGTGAATTCAAAGAAAACAAAAATTCCCAGTAGAAATTCTTATCCTGATTGTAGATATATTCCAGCCGGTTGTTCCAGTTGTAAGTCTGGTTATTCCGGGAGAAATCCAGGTGCAGGTTCGAGGCATATGCGGGCTGAATCAGACAAATAATGAGGACGAGAAAACTTAAGTAAACCTTTTTCATTTAATTGCTGAAATTATCTTAGCTAACTTCCCCAACTCTTTCAAGTTTAGAGTCTCACCCCTCTTTTGGGAATCTATTTCTGCATCCTTTAAGATAGTCTGAAGCTCGTCTTTATTCAAGTCCAAACTTTTACTCAAGCTATTCAAAAGGGTTTTCCTTCTCTGGGAGAAAACTGCTTTTACCAGATCGGTGAAGAAGGGAAACTCCACCTCCACTTTTGGTCTTAAAAGGAACCTGATTTTTATGACCGCCGAGTCAACTTTCGGAGGGGGAAAAAAGGAATTCGGTTTCAGGGTAAACAGAATTTCCGGATTGGAGAAAAGCTGAATCCCGATGGAAAGCGGGGACCAGTCAGGCGTGCCTGGTTTGGCACAGATACGTTTTGCCACCTCCTTCTGCACGGTCAAAATGGCTAAATCAATAAGTTCCCGGTTTCGAATAAGATACTCCAGAATCGGACTTGTTATCTGATAAGGGATATTCCCGATTACCTTTAATCTTCCTTCTTTTTGTGCAATCTTCTTAATGTCAAATTTTAAAATATCTTGATTTATAATTTCAAAGTTTTCTTTGTCTTTGAATTTTTCTTTCAGATATAAGCAGAGGTTCCTATCCAGCTCCACTCCATAAACTCTCTTAGCCTTTTCTAAGAGAAAGTGGGTCAATGCGCCTTTACCGGGTCCAATCTCCAGGACTTTCTCATCTGGTTTTAACTCTAAGTAATCAACAATTCTTTTTGCGGCTTTGAGATTGACCAGAAAATTCTGGCTGAATCTTTTTCTGGGAAAGATTCTGGAGTCCTTTTGTCTGGGTAAAGAAGAGAATTTCATTCTAATCTGAAGAGTTTTTTTGTATTCTGAGTGAAAATCTCATCTATCTCTTTAAAAGTATGTGAGTCAGAAAGCTGGACGACTTTTTCTATGACCAGCCTGACCAATTTAGGCTCATTTCTTTTACCCCGCATTGGCTCAGGAGTTAAATAAGGGCAATCAGTCTCAGTTAAAATCGAGCTTAGGGGGATTTTCTTCACCAGCTCGGCTGACCTGGAATTTTTATAGGTCAAGGTGCCGTTAAAGGAAAGACAAAAACCAAGATTAAGAGCATCTTTAGCCTCATTCTCATCCCCTGAGAAACAATGAAG
This genomic window contains:
- a CDS encoding tetratricopeptide repeat protein; amino-acid sequence: MEALKQAIRIKPDDAESYGNLGVVYGGLGLYEEEIEALKQTIRIKPDNANAYYNLGVAYDNLGRYQEAIEALKQAIHIKPDDADAHHNLGLSYLLIGDRGSALDEYRILKDLDKDLANKLFNLIYK
- a CDS encoding DUF5677 domain-containing protein, with translation MMDGKYLQGIRTLESLCKTASKLSIATSGREVSTWREAYGSHIFGKICLTGIAILKLLPQSVFYFAPKGLEVWDISSVCILTRSLIDTYNVFHYLIIQKVENEELEFRFVLWNLHSETERLKMLELSKSKSEKLEKIKQYVESLKEKLGDNKFYQKLDLKEQKKCCTGEKGIYLKNTDISRNAGINPDYYKSTYKYLSQYVHTYPFSISQIIPFKADDTESQKLFKPIIGYCTGYLCVSTRDFVNIFPDQSGNIPSEIIKTIEDWEYIMRNIFSDPTGAAPTSNV
- a CDS encoding insulinase family protein, encoding MLKRIFVFGTVLVIFFTQGIFAQGFEENKAQVFTLSNGMKVILKEKHANPVISSMIYVNAGSKYETDYNNGATHLLEHLLFDGTKRRTREQISEEMKSKGSSFFNAFTRKELTCYLVIMPKEFIEDGLDVQSDMLFNSIFPDSELAKERNIVIEEIKKDEDNVDYQVEKFFDVQAYPGTPYARPVLGYENIIATIPKEDIIQYYQTYYKPNNMAILLIGDFETDKMLKLVEKYFGNIPVRPLPPLEKITYTPPEDKVIKYKEVDTKNCYLNLSFKAPHLSDADYFAFDLLTRILSSGETSPLYQALTQGKEPLIIDLSASVETQKEFSTLNISILTDSPQKIEKILAITTRTLKNLTNKRLDPVTVKNTIVSTKADLYYQEEKLYIYGMTIAPILVNCGYDFLESYIPNLETVTPDKIQKVSQKYFSEPKYVATAIVPKVEKKESTASSSQSKYMKEILPNGLEIIIRSNPDSKVFALNILGKNRTASEPEGRTGVVNFINSMLAKGTTKKTAEKISQDIASIGGQLKLVDDPNIPYDDIYTSRLYSFIRFETLDEFADQGVELLSDLVKNSKFPQDEVEKIRAEILSIIKRENESTSKTCSNLFYAELFKDHPYGKTVLGDENTISSITQTDLIDFHKKFYSPKNMILTVVTSLPPENILSVIKTNFGDIPPTDFSPPSIPQPKTITSPAEVTKEMKKEQVYIYLGNLLPGIDNPEAPALEVANSILSSRLGLNLREKKGLAYSVGSSVNFDKDFGWFIASIGTRPKNYKEAFDGILNEMNQLKENPVDDNELETAKNSLWGNLLFYRLSRINQAYYMGVNEFLGAGYDYDEKHLEKIRAVTKEQVKEVVQKYLDTKNYVLAVVGKKD
- a CDS encoding sigma 54-interacting transcriptional regulator, encoding MKEKVEGLSLIQKLEQIEPLLEKDRYSDAWDQLKEIEIQGGFNPHSLEKGVFYYLSALTLYGLAKYEDSLVNGERAFELFKNTLENRRIAQVQTVLGKDYLALGRLKEAEAQFRDAIATCRRIDDEKGIVQAYNKLAQIYFIRSDYARAAEYLKESIPYLEKNNDRVTLGAIQRNLGRVYTLSGELDLAEKCLLSNIRMTKEPGQEVYLIHSLLSLGYLKLLRRKFKPASSYFHKASQLLERKVSLRDLAIYYEYQGELYFLEGKLGEAEACYLEAIKIGEKIAPQSAIISQSYRLLAELELKRGELEKALESAEKSLKVSNAIGERLEQGLAYKVLGEIYDLKKERDKSREVFKKSVNILDEINAKYEQIRTYLTLSSTEGFDYQERANYLNKAKKLSVNLGLKYFEGESELSLAKIELELNNFENSLYALDRAEKLFMELAEQEKLSSCTKLREEIEKTLSQKSLSAENEFKLFRKYLSDAEYRGIQAGGLDDSFRLLAEKVRGERGFIVYRNGGEELYFPSLYNLEPDKAKTLAGNLVPSNPSSKRTEENGLKPLILTHSSSIRKIMENGKINTLLLIPLSTGEEVCGYIYLDRINNFSSFNPKELNFAVAFADLLALKVSEIQKKSLQEDNLRLRQILEEKCSFSQIVTQNSRMLKILWKLEQIKDTNLSVLFEGETGTGKDFLAKALHYSSNRKDKNFVAVNCAALPEPLLESELFGHKKGAYTGATFDKKGLFEEADGGTLYLDEIGDLSPSIQIKLLRVLEEKVITRLGEIKQKKIDIRIVASTNKNLEEEVAQGRFRKDLYFRLNTVNLKLQPLRERKEDIALLVDHFIRKHSNGDQKALSLKPLILELYSEYDWPGNIRELENETKRLLAYNQSDEFMLEELLSDKFPLPSELKKENLSLYERLSVLEKQYILKALIENNWVKKSAAFSLKIPESSLRFKMKQYKLQAPVE